AGaaagattaaaattgaaatttgttataattgttgcatatGTTGGTGACTTgaatattattggaactcctaAAGAGCTTCAAAAAGCAATCTATTATTTgaagaaagaatttgagatgaaagatcttggaaaTACTAAGTTTTGTCTGGGCTTGTAAATGGAGCACTTATCAAATGAAATTATTCTTAATTAATTAGCTTACATAGAAAAGATCTTAAAGCAATTTTATATGGATAAAACACATTCTTTAAGTAACTGATAGTTGTAAGATCGCTAGATGGGaagaaatattatttttatcCTTGTGAGAATGATGAAGAACGTCTTAGTTTCGAAGTACCATATCTCTGTGCTATAAGAGCATTGGTGTATACTAATAGTACACATCATGTTATAGCATGTTGCAAGCTTAttagcaagatttagttcttctcTGATGCATTGGCACTGGAACGTAGTTAAACAACTATTTTGATATCTTCAAGGATCGATTGATATGGGGTTACTCTACCCAAATGGTTCAAAATCATAATTGATTGACTATGCAGATGCACGATACTTATCTAATCCACATAGAGCTCATTCTCAAACAAGTTATGTATTTAGAAGCAAAAGTACAACTATATCATGGCGCTTAACAAAACAAACCTTAACTGCTACTTCATCAAACCATGAcgaaataattgcaatgcatgaaGCAAGTTGAGAATGTGTTTGGTTAAGAATAATGACCCCTCATATCTAGCAAATGTGTGGTATATCATCCAAAAAAATGGTTCCAACTATTTTGTACCAAGACAGTGCAACATGCATAGCTCAATTAAAAGGAGGGTACATCAAAGGAGATAgaacgaaacatatttcaccaaaattattcttcactcatgactttcaaaagaatggtgataTAGATGTTTAATAAATTCGTTCATGTGAAAATGTGGGGATTTTATTCATTAAAGCACTACCAAGTAGCACATTTGAGAAGCTTGTCAATGGAATTGGTATGTCTCGACCTAGAGATATTATGTGATATTGTCAAGAAGGGGAGCAAATATGCATTATACTCTTTCCACTTAaccgaggttttgtcccattgagtttttctagtaagatttttaatgaggcagcatGATATACATATTATAGATAAGCGTATTTTTTTTTTCACTAAGATTTTTTTCCCACAAGGTTTATATCTTAGAAAGGCTTTAATGAGGCACGTTATCTAACAATGGATATTTAAAGGGGAGTTTATGAATATATTAtcattaagtggatgtccatcataatcaaaataaagtttGATATATTTTATAACTCTCTTATTCATTAGAAGTagaattttattctatttatactTCTTATATCTATAAATATAGATTTTAGAAAAGTATTGTAAACATCCATGTTCATCAATAAAACTAAGAAAACATTTCCCACTACCAATTTTTCTCTTaactatatcaaaatatttacCACTACCAATTTTTCTCTTAACTATATCAAAATATTCTCCTATAAAATTTCATCTCTAGTGTGTTGAAAATTGTAAGTGGTCAAAtttaaaatgtcaaaaaaaaGATGATAGTGATGAATTTGCACCAAAATTTATAATGATCACGCTTCACTGGAGGCTACCGAACTTAATCAGATAGTAGTAGTCATGGTGTTACTCATAGATTTCAAACGATAAGCTTTCATGACAACTTAAAATTAAGCTCAATGCTAAGTTTTGGATTCCATTCTTTGCGTTGTACGGGGATGGTAACAATGGCGGCTATGAACCTAACATCTTTATAGCAACTTGTCAACAATTAGAATATTTGAAAGGGTTATGCAActtttactaaaaaaaaaaaagtagattgTTAAATTCTATTAGAGGTTAAAAGAAATgagttttaacaaaaaaaatatttaaaatatggaTGGACCTTGAATTTTAAATTCAAGGTCCActgatttattttaatattgtaatatattatgtaatttatataatataaaaattaaaatttttattttataatataatataaatatttaaaatatgttaaagttgtttatgattataattttaataaaagaaaaataataaaataattaactattaaactaaaattagcataaattatttttaaaatattaaaatatgggTAGACAAAAACAAGTATCGTTAATCTAAGGGGTAGAAAATGGGTGCAGAAAATGGTCTTGAcccttaaaattggtaaaattttcttaaagctctttcataatttaaaatattacaaattaatataatgataaatttatattttaacactccaaaatttataattcattttTGATTCTCctaaaacaatattttaatttcacccttaaattaattatttacaaatataaataaaatttaggtaaaatttaaaacataaattatattatatcatTCAATAACTCAAATCCACTTGACCAAGGCCTAGcgttaaataataattttctctCATTTTCAGTAACTTCAATGAAAAATTTTATTCACAAGAGAGGATATTGTCTCCTATTTTACTCCACTTTCCCTTTCCCACCCCAATcgaaatatagaattaaattataactctaaaatttttatacgaaGAAATACGTTAATAAAGTCTAAATTTTTCaatatatttaaaaatgataGTGTATAAAGTATAAATTCAAATATGAACTCAAATTTTAATACTCATCGAAAATATTATAATGAGCAACCATCATATTCATGTttaaaaaaacacttcaatgatGAATATAAATGGAGTGATTGTTCATATGCAAACAAGCAGCGCAGCAATACCTGAATCAAATCACAAAATAGGGGATTATTCATGGATCCTTAAACTACTTAAGTTTGGTTTGGGGACTTATCAAAGATGCGACAACAGTAGGTAGAAACCAGCATTTCAATCAAGAGAGGGAACTGCAACAATGTAAAGAAAGCAATGGGAACGGTTGAAAGAATGATGACCGGAATTGAAACCCAAGCCAGCCGTTCCTGGAGGGTGATGAAAATGGCGGAGCCAAAGGCAACCATCATGGTCACAATGGAGAAGAAAAGAGTGAAGAGACCGAGTATGGATTTCGCCGGTAAGGATTGGAGGAAGTCTTTCTCAGCGTAGTGAGACGTTAACACTCCCAGGAATACCAAAACCGAAGTGGAGGAAGAAAAAAGCGAGAGAGAATTGGCGATGACGAAAACCAGGAAAGCATTGGATCGTAGGAAGATTGGGGAGCCTGTTTTTTCGTCGATGCCACCCGGAACAGTGAAAGCCGACGTGAACATGACGGCGGAAATGAGAGTAGCTACCACCATGCAGGATGCTGCGTTGTTCTTCATCCACTTCTCCCCTTCTTTCATCAGTTCCTTGTGCTCATGAGAAAATAATGATGCTGGCGTTCTATTGTTTTCGTTCAATTCTTCCTCAAATTTTGGTGGTAGAATCCTCCTCAACTCCTAATCCAACATTATCATACAATTCTTTATATCATTTATGAATCCATTTAATTGTCCACATaagataataattaaattcagATAAAAAAAAGTAATTGTATATAATATATCACCTTAAACCATTGTAGTTCTCTTTGCATTTGCAGAGCTGCACCAGAGATATGGTCAAGTCGAGAAGGAGGGGACAACTTGGCAGCCAGGTGTAAGAAATTGTTACGAAAGATATCATGTCGAAGCAATGTTAGACGCTGCTTTTCCCCCAATCTGAAGACATGGTTGAATATCTTTTCTTGACGTAGAACAATGGCGTTTGCAAAAAGGGTACGACCCTTCTTATCTTTCCTCCATAAGATTTCAGGATATAGTTCTATAATTTCATCAATAAATTCAAACATGCCATGCTTGATTGCATCATAGATTGCTTTATCCAATCCAATTGTTTCCAGTTGCTGTTTGCTGAGCTTTGGTATCTCGATAAATATGCAGTTAAGGAGTTCCACAGCTTGATCGTGTTGTAACTTTGCATCATGAATGTGCTTAAATTCTGGAACTGCAATTTGAAATATATTATAAGTAGACATGTTTATTACTCGGGTTTTGGTCCGAAATTCTTTTCTCTCTCTTAGTTAAGGTTCACTAAAACTTATTATTTTCTAACTAATGTGTGACACTTTGCTCCATTCAAATAATGAgtgagttatttctttgaatttgtTGCTATACAATaagtttttttattgaaattgtattgaaacaaaataaagaaaagaaaaggataaCAATGGAATTAATAAGACAGTAGGTGGCCCGCAAATTTTCACTTATTCTAATTTTATGTCTTTCTATTTTATTCCAATTTTTGCTAATTTTGTGTTTTGATTGTCTAGTACAATTCAATTCTTTTTTTATTCCAATTGTATCtgcatgttttaattttttttttcgggTTGTTAACGATTAACTGAAATTTTGTGTGAAAAAGATaatgattaaaaatttaaaatattaacaatttcAACACTAaagttaatttataaaatataaattttaaattattaaaaattattctaTATTATATCATTCTTTTGTAAGCATTTCACCCTatccttatcaaaattaaatcttaatcGTACAGTTTTTATAGGATATataaatttgaattgaattaattgaaaatataAGTGATAAGTAGTTTATCCACTTATCATTTTCCATTTTTATAGAAAAATTCTATTagattgtttttattttagattatcaaaagtatgttaaaaattaaatcattaaaatatcaattttcaatttatttaaattttcgtTAAAATGTGTCTATAGTCTTTGTACTTGTATTTCTAGGAATTTAAGTCcagatatttttagattttaaaatttaagttcaattattaacactattaattttttgttaaattcgtTGTTGTGgcaatctaaaataataataaaaactactTACTTGATAGTCATGtagtaatataatattttaattaacctgaatttaataacaaatttaacaataTTGACAATTAGACccgaattttaaaatctaaaatgtAGAGGATTAAATTCCTAATTTTCGAAAAGTACAAGGACTATAGATATATTTTAACCTCAAACTTTTCAACAATTAGCAAACAATGCCtaaattgaaattttagtttaaaaTGTGCTCCATCTTTTGTAATGCCCCTAAAACCACTATGCTATATAAGTGAAGAGTTATATTGGGAATATGCATAGTGAAATTTCTTGCTTAAAAGAAATGTGATATATTTGTGATAGTACAGAAAGGTATTGGATACTAGAGGAAGTTGAAATAAGTATTGTGTTGTGAGATATCAATTCGAGGtatggactaaattataaagaagtGAAAATTAAAGGGTGAAGGATTAAAGTTgcaattataccaaaagtggGAATGACTCAatagtaaatattaaaaattgttaatggaaaaaagaaaattttgcaagtgagataatttttaataaattaccaaAAAGCCCTTGGACTTGTGTATTGAATTTGTTTTATGATGAAGGATTTAATATGAGCCATTGGATCAAAGATAAATGTTGGCACAAGACGAGACATTGGATCTTAATGAAAAGTGATATGAAATTATGGTCTTTGGATTGAAATTATGGTGTTgggatatttttattattttattattcttattggataatatttaaagaataaaaatagagAATTCTCTCCATACTTATCCACTTATACATTCataaagaaaggaagaaaagaaactTTTCCTTTCATTTAATTTGGTCCTTCCCACGCGAAATACTATCTTTCCAACTCAAAACCTTTTGAATTTCCATGGAAGCCAAAGAGAAAATTTAATGTTTAGACCTTGGTGAGCTTGTTCATCATATTGGAATCAAGGAAATCGAAGATAGAAGTGAAGGAGAGTTAAGAAAGTGTAAAAAATCAAGGTGacaagaagaaagagaagaaagtAATGTAAGTGTAATAGACAAAGGAATGAAAGTGATGAAAGTGTGAAAGGAAGAGAAGAGAAGCAAAGGAAATGAAATCTAGCTAAAGAAAGGTAAGTACTCCTATAAATCCTACTTGTTTTCTAAAAGACCAGATTGAAATATGTCACAAAACAAGTGTGGtgtatgtgaatttaattaaaaataatattagtgTAAAAGATTCCATTAGAGTTTATAACTAGAAATTATAAGAATTAAAGTGAGAAAGTGACATGAAACTTGGAAGTTTGAACAAATTTATGTGTACATGATATTCAATttgttatgaaaaaaaaaaacctgtggtacaactttaaaaatttaacaaaaattggAGAATGAATTAGAATGAGAGCTTTATATgcttataaagcttagtgagTCTAGGTTTTGGGCTGGGATAAGGGTTGTTACATTTGTTTTGGCATTAGAGTTATTGTTTAATCGATGCTTGGAGAATGATCGAGTATATAAGTACATGTCACATAAGAAATAGAAAGTGAAAAGACGAAATGTGATGCCAAAACTTAAAGTGTTAATAAAGTGGAACCTAAACTGTTACCAAGAAAATAATGACTTTGAATTAAAATGTCGTGGTAGATATGAAATATAGACTAGAAAGAGATAAAATTCAAATTCATGATAGTGAATGTCTTGTGGGATAGTAGTGATAGTAGTGATAGAGTATAGATGAGATAGTGGGTAGTGAATAAGTGAATGAAAGAATCATAATGGAAATCGTGAAATAAATTAGAAAGTATGAGAAAAGAATTATGAGAATGTGATTATTCGATTACAAAGATTAAAAAATGAGAAGTGATTGAATCTTTAGGAATGAAAATAAGTATGGCAAGGAAAAAATTTGTAATGAAAGTTAGAAAGTTGCGAATCGTGAAGTTAAAGAGGTAAACTTTGATAAGAGCAATTACGTCAAGAAATCTATTAGTAACAGTCGATTTAGTAGATTCTAGAGGTTTGGACCAAGAGGACATATTCTTGTCTACAACTGAAATTATTCGAAAATTTTCTAAGATAATTCGAGCTTAGATATCTTTGAATAAGAGTTGTTTTCCTCTAGAGAAGATTAAAGGAAGTGTATAAAGGAGTTGTTTAGAAAGATGATAAGTGACTTAGCTATGGTTAAATGATGATAAAAGTGAAGATGAAAGCCTTGAATGCAATGGTAATGCAAAGTTGAGAAAAGTATTAAGCATAAAGACATTGTGGCTAGTGTAGTACAAAATTGTACAAGGACTTAAGGGATTTGTGATAGAGTCTAAAGGAATATAGAAATAAGAGAAAACAAGAGGGACTATGTGAAGGAATTGAAAGGAATTACATGATCAAGGAAGAGAAGAATAAGTGATCTAGATGAGTTATTTGGAACTTGTCACACCTGATTTTCTTTAAACCTAAAAATTAGGAACAATTTGGGGATCTAATTGAATAAAACCGTAAACTGGCGGTCTCCactaaaaaattaagaaaatttagaaataaaattagACACAGTTGAGTTCCAAATCTAGTTTGGTTGGATTAGATGAGATGAGAGTATATTGATGATTATTTGATTCCATAGAGCAACACCGTGATGACAGACAATAATATCCATAAGGCAACACCATGATGACGGTAAGGTTCTTCGGGGTGACACTTCAAAGAGGTGTAAGGTGTAAGACCATAATTCGACTATGGCAACCACTAGAGTCCATCAGAACAGTATGCATAGGGTATATTGTTTAAGACTATAGCTCGACTATGGCAGTATATGGAGTCCACTAGGATAATAAACATGAGGATTACAAAGTGTAAGACTATAGCTCGGCTATGGCAAACAATGGGGTCAGCTAAAAAATTAATCATAGAGTATATTGCGTAAAACCATAGCTCGGTTATGGTAGCATACCAAGTTCGTCGGGACAGTAAACACGGGATAGTTTGTCGGGACAGTAAACAATGGGTGGTCCACCGGAACACTAATCATGGGATAGTCTTCCATGATGTTAAACATAAGATTACATTGCGTAAAACCCTAGCTCAACTGAGGTAGGGACTGGAAACGCTGGTGGATATTCAAGACAGTAGTTGTGGGAAATCCCGACAATAAGGAAAAAGGGTTGAAGAAATTTATAAGTAATGGAAAAATCATAGTAAGCAAAAGGATTATTGGGGAATCTattgaataaagaaaaaaaaagtaaaaaaagaaaCAGTCCACTAGTATAGGGATCAAAAAAGGCTAGTAGGGCTTTGGGTGGTAACTTAGTAAGATTTAGACAAGAGAAATgatgtactagtaatgattggGTTAAAGGCAAGCGAGAAAGATGTATCCAAGGATTGTAGATAAGGATTCACTATTAAGTTTACTAGAAGGCATTCAATAAATTTGATATGCAAGAGAAATGTGCCAATAAGGGGTACTAAGTGACAGAATGTCTATCAAGACTATTCCTCTCTAAGGGTATACTATAAAGAAAGTATCAGCCGAATGGTTTGTTCTATGGAAAATCAGTGTATAACGGAAAATAATGAAATTAGGTAGCCCCTCAAATGATAGTTAGTTGATTACAAAAGGCTAAAGCGATTAGAACAAATGGGTATGTTACGAAAAAGAGTAAAGTAATGCCAGTAGGGTGGGTTACAAGGATGTAATTTGATCACTATTAAACCCAAGTGGGATTTAGTCTGCCAGAGTGGTGTGGGAACTTGTTAGTTATTCTAATGAATGGAATGTGAGAAAATCCTATGGAATTATGGTAAGGAAAGGAGCCTGCCATAGACTAGCAAAATTAAAATGATCACCAAAAACGAATATACCCAAGGGCATATGGAGAGTAGGCCCAAAGGGCCACTATAATAGGACAttgtgaaaacaaaaaaaaatatctaCCCAGAGGTAGGGTTGAAAGAAAAGATATAAGTAAAGGAACGGCAGAGTTTGCAAATATGAGAAGTTATTCATGGAACCATTAAACCGGTATGGTTTAGGAAAGGATTTCTTAACAACCTATCCGCCAAAAGATAAGTTTGAAGATAAATTAAAAATCGTCGAGTCGTATTGAGAGAACTTTCCCCAAATGAGTAAAGAGTTTACttgtaattttaatattatttatttgaacCCCAGCAATGAGGGGTACGTTTTCATATAATGTAAAACTCACTAATTCCATTCTAACATACAAGGGTTTAACTTGTGATTGTAGGACTCGCGGGGTAAGAAACTCGAGGAGGGACCAAGTTAGACCGTGTGAGATCAATGAGTTCATTGGGAAGATGTCATGCATATCGGAAGGGAGATACCTTTAGAGACCAAGCCAAAGGGGCTTAAATATTGTAACTAGTTAGTTCCTTCAAAGTCAAAGGTTGAGACAATAAActtgtattttaaattttatagacTATGTTGTTGAAGTTTTTAATTAATAGGTAATATAGTCTAATTTTAAGAGTTAGTGAGTT
This is a stretch of genomic DNA from Gossypium arboreum isolate Shixiya-1 chromosome 11, ASM2569848v2, whole genome shotgun sequence. It encodes these proteins:
- the LOC108485782 gene encoding uncharacterized protein LOC108485782; this translates as MIGAGELNTVDLAISLVKTYPKLGVTEDINNNYAIKLLAHKPSAFMSSKSFVFWKRWIYDSCIKISDRELEDEKIIKVELRRDLESNTMQHQPPSDVPEFKHIHDAKLQHDQAVELLNCIFIEIPKLSKQQLETIGLDKAIYDAIKHGMFEFIDEIIELYPEILWRKDKKGRTLFANAIVLRQEKIFNHVFRLGEKQRLTLLRHDIFRNNFLHLAAKLSPPSRLDHISGAALQMQRELQWFKELRRILPPKFEEELNENNRTPASLFSHEHKELMKEGEKWMKNNAASCMVVATLISAVMFTSAFTVPGGIDEKTGSPIFLRSNAFLVFVIANSLSLFSSSTSVLVFLGVLTSHYAEKDFLQSLPAKSILGLFTLFFSIVTMMVAFGSAIFITLQERLAWVSIPVIILSTVPIAFFTLLQFPLLIEMLVSTYCCRIFDKSPNQT